In Magnolia sinica isolate HGM2019 chromosome 16, MsV1, whole genome shotgun sequence, the genomic window cccggtgatgatatcagagatgtacggtactgatatgtggacttactgagtaggagttgcatactcattcattcattcattatccacttaggctggtggtgcgcaactaatttgttatgtgtacctttgcaatggtcaggatttctaTTGAggtgcgcgaccaacctgagatcgggagtttaccacattgagtctagctatccaaatttagttatgagactagtttggatagaagtcccttgtgatggaccccatagcctgtgatactacgtactatgatctcgacttcacactctagcttggtcattcctttcacaccgcatattgcattgcatccccagtacatggcatttggtttaccatgaccccacattgcatactctgatattatttaactcatagacttgtcagtatctctgcttactctgatattatgtgactcatggacttgtcagtatctttgcttactctgatattgtatgactcatggacttgtcagtatttctactttctctaatatcatatgattcatgaacttgccagtatttcctacattgtatgatttatggacttgtattgtatacttaacACCTACGTTGTgtacacacatacatcaccctctaagatttttataagcttatacacgataggtGCGTGTAGGTAACGTTAGGACGCAATTGAGCTGTGGAAGAAGCGTGcgacagagcttctggagttttgataccCATCCTGTATTTTCCCTTCCACATTATACTCAAAtgctttgattatagtggatatgtggtgatattattttgtgacttagttatgcttaaaaaaatatttttatgttgaaaatcctccttgtaggatcccaggattggaatctggcatatggatgttgggagccgagaatacggtactatagaggctagctgtgctggattcggtgatcgggaattttgtgaccccagtttctgagtttggggcctgataggagttggtatcagagaataacttgggaatacctgaggacaacatcacatatctgctataaCTTAGGGCAATTAGGTCCCGAGATTGATAACTTCACAACCTTTCTGATAAAGTTCTATATTGTGTGTATGTGATAGTAAATTTCAAGaaggaaatttttattaggaggggagagttgtcaaCCCGGTGTCATAGTAATCATTATGTTCCTTACGTCCCCGCGATCCTCACGGTCAAATTctgacaacccgcgacctataggtAGCATTTACGAGCGTCCCTGAGTCGtaccctgtcaacccgagtcaactcaacctgagacttatgCCATTGTGACTACATTGTCGCCACAGTTCCCgtatctcgtgcgccaatccgacgcttagatctTAAGTTGTGGATTGCGAATGGTAATGGCTGTGGATCGCGCGTTGCGGGATCCACCTATCCAAATTGTACATTTCCCTAGGAAatccatcattaggatgatgCGACCCttggggtgacatcaccctaccctagccaccCTAGCCCCATGCTTACTTGTAATCATGCCTTTCTCTTCCCCAAACTCATAATTACCTTACATAGAAATCATTCCAAgctttatctctctcttcctccctttctccctcatttctcatctcCCCTAGTAATAGAGAAGCCATGGACTCCCAAAAATCCAGCCACATCCCAAGCTCATTTAccctaatccaaccatcaagagaCCATCCACTATCGGAAAACTAGGCAAAGGCTACGGTTTTCGTCCGTAACACGACTGTTGTCATAGGTGCCGAGCCAATAGGTTTgaaacctatggctatggatttaatccatatacATAGAtgacaatagctacagatataatccgtagcatcTATTTCTGTAGCCAAAAGTACCTACAACTATGGATAGTATTTGTACCTAAAAGTAGTGATGGATCTGTAGCAATAGGGTTGTCAGATTACCAACTACGGTCAATATCTGCAGTTATtacctacattaaaaaaaattataatcattcattcattcaattaccacctgcataatcattcattcattcattcaattaagcATCTATTTCAAAACCAATTTCAATCTACAGGCCATCCAACAACACAAGCTCTTCACAACCAATTAAGCATTATGAGCAACCATATATTTGTCAACAAAACAATTACCTGACATCATAAATGCAGTGATAAAAGGAATACCTCTTTGCATTTTTCAATAAGAGGCTTTGTAAGAGATCCATTGGTCTAGGTTAATTCAACCTCTCTAGATACATACAAACTCGATAAGAAAACAATAGTTAAACTGAAAGAAACCAAAAGTAATAGAAacaataaaagaaatagaaaaaataaaagaaatagaaaaaaaaaagcaaaaaagaaaaaggaagaagaaagaaagacaatTTTTACATATTAACGACCAAGAAAGACATGTGTCACCTACAAACCTAAAAACAGCATTTTCTTCTTTAGTaccaaaatgaaaagaaagaaagaaaatttagaaGATGTGTTGTCTTGAAGGAATAAGAATGcttactcttcttttttttaatgaagaaatataccCCAAAATACATCCAAAAGAGAGCTGTGAATATCCAACGGAGGATTACAAGTCTGTCAAAACAATAAATGGTTTTACCGAGTTTATTCTGGCACCAAAACCCCTAATAAATAAAGGGGGACAACAAGTCTCCAAAtccaagaaataataaaaatccaactaataaataaagaaaagaaatggaaattgTAGGCTTAATCAATTAAATAGATACCTCTATATTTTGACTATTGATACATCCAACATTACAAGCTAATTTTGGGTATTAAAACTGATTTAGACAATGTATTCCAAAGAAGGCACTTAATCTGCAGCAAAGCCTCCAAAGCTTTTGTATGATGCCTTGTAACTTGTAATTTTGGGTATTAAAACTAATTTAGAGAATGCATTCCAAAGAAGGCACTTACTTAATCTGCAGTAAagcatccaaagcttttgtatgATGCCTTGTAAACAACAATGCTAAAACAGATTTACTGGAAAAGAAAAGGCACATTATAATTTCCAGAGACCCACATAAACATATCCACTTTGCTACTACAAACACATAAACAGTCTAAACTAGAGTTTAATCAATTATTGTGCATGAGCAACCACGCCACTTGCATTCCCAAAAAAAATGCCCAGCAACATTGACTGGAATCCCATGGTTTCCTGCAGCAACAAAAGACATATATGTCTGTATTTAATGATGATGAAATTCATTTCCAACTAAAGAAGAAATTCATTCCAACCATATATGAAACTTGTCTTAGCTCCGACTCAAGCATGTttcttcataaaaaaaaaaaataaaattcaagatGAACTTATTTGGCCCATGCAATATTGTATACAAAAAGAATCATTTTCAATGAGTACTTAGGAGTACTTTTTAATACCTTTAGAAGGAATCATAAGGCATTCTACTGCAGAAGTTAATATGCAGTGAGAAAATACTCCAATTTATGCTATTTATGTAAAATAGTAAGAAAGTGGCCAAAGTTAATATGTAAAATACCAAGGAATTATGTGATCTTAAGCTTCAGGAAATGTATAATTTGTTGCCATTTCCTGCCAAATCAAACACAACATTcttaaaataaaccaaaattttcAGCCAAAAGGAGAATAGTTAAAAGAGGCTAGAAATCCATCTTCACATGTTGACTTGAACCCAAGGTCTTGCACAAGCATGAAATGCCCAAGAACTAAGGCAAATGGGTACACGTATTGCATGTCGACATGGTGTAGGACTTCAACGTGGATGTTCCCCACCTTGACTGATTAAAACTTATAAGCAAAACAATAATAGAATTATTTTACGTGGTGCGAAGGATTTTAAAATTGTTTCGtaagatccaccatgatgtatgggtcatatccatgctgttcatccctCAGTCAAGTGCATGGAATAATCTCATAAGAGAGTTTAACAAAATATTAATATGCATGGAAAAAGAAGCAAGCAAATATACAAATCCTATTGCCAGTGAAATGTAATTTGAGATTTACTGAGTAATACTTACAAGTTATGGTTGCTACCTCAGACCCAAGAAGGTATGACCCTAGTTAGCATGTTGCTAGTAAGATACCTACATTAAAAAAGTAATTTCATGAGACGGATTTCTAATTTGTACAAAAATATCACCAAAGCATCATTGAGGGTCCAAAAATTACAAAAGGATTGTCCATTTTCTTGAAGTATCTAGTAAGAGAATCAATGAAATTTTTGTAATGAATGTCTACTTTCTTACATATAAGCTAGCGCTGAGAGTCTTGAAAAGCTGCTTGGAATTTCTCTTATCGAATTGTTAAAGGAAAGGTCTCTGCAAGAGAAAATTATCGTCAAAAAAAAAACTGGGGAAGATTCTCTCTGAAATGAATTTGTAAGTTACATGTATTCAATGCGTGTTCTCATCCATAGTCGGACATGTGATTGAAGAGTGTAGTATATTGTAAAGAACATGGAATGCACAAAAGGATTTTCCTTATCCGGTAGCATGATGGATTAGCTAGTACATGGCAAATTAAACATAGAAATGAAAGTGAAAGGCCAAATAACCATGAATTTGGTGTTGAATCACTTCATTTTTTCACTTCCCTTCCTGATTAACTTCTTTCTGGGGTTTTTATTTAGTCATCATGGTTTCACAACTTAAGTATGCAGCTAATAAATTCCACCCATAGTTTTAACAGCCTTTTTGTTGATGGTCCAGGAAGGAATATGTTAGAATTCTACCAGAGATGCAGTAGTAGATTGTAGCAAGAGGAAACTATACAAACTTGTAAAAAACAACACCCATAGGCTCAGGGGAAACTTCCTTCCCTAGAGACCATTTCCCACCCTAGATATAAAAAGCCCAAATGTGATTTCCTGTAACTAACATTGTCCATGAGCATAGATAGAAAATCAGATTGGAAGAAAGTTACTTGGATCCCATCGAGCAACTCTTGTAGAGATTCATTTAATGCTCCTAGCTCAGCAAAATTAGTGCCTGGAAAGAATGAAACATGTCAAACTTGTACTATCAAGAGAATATCCTGTGAGAGAACTGTAGGAGAATACATATAGAAGGGGATTACTAGGCTTTATGTCATTTCCGTCAAGGTCCATAAGGCTCAACTCATCGTCATTAGCATCATCAGCAGTGGCACCGCTTTTACTGGAATTAGCGGGTGGAACAAATGCAAGAACTTCAAAGCACATGAACTGTGCAAAAAAATGAACTCTGGAATTAAGTGGTGAAGGTAGTTAAAAATCCCATACCCTACAAGGGTCTTAGTAAAAGCATAAGAATAGAGAAGCAGCATAGAATAACCTCATCCATAAGAAGAGGGATAAATATTCTAAGCATCTTCGAGTATGCTTCAGAAACTATAGAAGTGTCTGCACTGTTCGTAGCCTGATTAGAACCTGCAGAAGCTTCAAGCTAGACTGTTGGATTTCTTGATGCTTTGGTACTGGCATGAAGTTCATTCGTAAACTCACGAGCCTATCAATGATagggaaaaatattaaaaatctaGTACCCATAGTTCCACAACAAACAAACCTATTATTACTATCAGCCATCCCAATTCcgaaacattaaagtgggccatcaCTCCCCATTGCAAGATTTATACAAGCATAAACAAATGGAATGGCAAAATATCAAATACAATGATCAATATAATGACCTCATGAATAAAGCATGTAGATGGAGATGGGAATATTAGCTTATCAAGATGATGAAATCAAATACAGTTCTGACCTCTCGACGAAGCAACAAATTAAGGGAATGACAATAAGCTTTCCTTAGAGGGCCCATGCAATTCTTATCAAGACTCTAGAAATTTTATAGTAACAAGGAAAAATGAGAAATGATTAGACAAAGTGGAGAAGTAAAATCTTCTGTTAATGTTTATGCATTCCAGAAGCGTTCAAACCTTCAAATGTTGTAGAAGGCATGCATATGTCCTGCACTTGTACCGAAGATTAGCATGATCAGGCATCTTCAACTGCCCTCGCTACAAAGATACAAGCAAACAAACTACACTAAGATTTTATCAACTATGACAACTTCCATAAATTGTCAGGAATACGACAGCAGGAAACTCGGAGTATACCTAAGAAAAGTAGCTCTTGTCACTTATAATTAAATCCACTAGACTAGCAAAGTAACTTCTCAAGAATTCTGATGCTCACCGAACAAATGTAGATTTTAGTTTTTCAAGT contains:
- the LOC131229423 gene encoding exocyst complex component SEC3A-like, which codes for MCFEVLAFVPPANSSKSGATADDANDDELSLMDLDGNDIKPSTNFAELGALNESLQELLDGIQVTFFQSDFLSMLMDNVSYRKSHLGFLYLGWEMVSREGSFP